Proteins encoded by one window of Microcebus murinus isolate Inina chromosome 2, M.murinus_Inina_mat1.0, whole genome shotgun sequence:
- the LOC105882403 gene encoding LOW QUALITY PROTEIN: large ribosomal subunit protein eL13 (The sequence of the model RefSeq protein was modified relative to this genomic sequence to represent the inferred CDS: deleted 1 base in 1 codon), producing the protein MAPSRNGMILKPHFHKDWQRRVATWFNQPAWKIRRRKARQAKARRIAPRPASGPIRPPIVRCPTVRYHTKVRAGRGFSLEELRVAGIHKKVARTIGISVDPRRRNKSTESLQANVQRLREYRSKLILFPRKPSAPKKGDSSGEELKLATQLTGPVMPIRNVYKKEKARVITEEEKNFKAFASLRMARANARLFGIRAKRAKEPAEQDVEKKK; encoded by the exons ATGGCGCCCAGCCGGAATGGCATGATACTGAAGCCGCACTTCCACAAGGATTGGCAGCGGCGCGTGGCCACGTGGTTCAACCAGCCGGCCTGGAAGATCCGCAGACGCAAGGCCCGGCAAGCGAAAGCGCGCCGCATCGCCCCGCGCCCCGCGTCGGGACCCATCCGG CCACCCATCGTGCGGTGTCCCACGGTGCGGTATCACACCAAAGTGCGAGCCGGCAGGGGCTTCAGCCTGGAGGAGTTAAGGGTGGCCGGCATACACAAGAAGGTGGCCCGGACCATTGGAATTTCTGTGGATCCAAGGAGACGGAACAAGTCCACCGAGTCCCTGCAGGCCAACGTGCAGCGGCTGAGGGAGTACCGCTCCAAGCTCATCCTCTTCCCCAGGAAGCCCTCAGCCCCCAAGAAGGGAGACAGTTCTGGTGAAGAACTCAAACTGGCCACCCAGCTGACAGGCCCCGTCATGCCCATACGGAATGTCTACAAGAAGGAGAAGGCCAGAGTCAtcacagaggaggagaagaaCTTCAAGGCGTTTGCCAGTCTGCGCATGGCCCGCGCCAACGCCCGGCTCTTCGGCATACGGGCAAAGAGAGCTAAGGAGCCCGCAGAACAggatgttgaaaagaaaaaatga